A region of Candidatus Methylomirabilota bacterium DNA encodes the following proteins:
- the ispG gene encoding flavodoxin-dependent (E)-4-hydroxy-3-methylbut-2-enyl-diphosphate synthase, protein MITRRETRQIQVGSMKIGGDAPVSVQSMTKTDTRNVEATVDQIWALEAAGCELVRVAVPDEEAAAALKEIRPQIRIPLIADIHFNYRLALMALEEGVDGLRLNPGNIGARWKVEEVVRAARDRRVSIRIGVNAGSLEKELMEKYGEPTPEAMVESALKHIRILEDLDYPEIKVSLKASHPPMMIAAYRLLAEKVDYSFHLGVTEAGTAFPGTVKSAVGMGALLSQGIGDTIRVSLTEDCVEEIKVGFEILKALDLRKRGLNIIACPSCGRVEIDIMGLTKEVERRLAELGLKKSINVAVMGCAVNGPGEARGADIGIAGGNGVGILIKKGQIIRKVKEEQLADALVEELQKMAASGEVEDISPGAEDLLTILPKE, encoded by the coding sequence ATGATCACGCGGCGGGAGACACGGCAGATCCAGGTGGGTTCCATGAAAATCGGTGGGGATGCACCGGTCTCGGTGCAGTCGATGACCAAGACCGATACGCGGAATGTCGAGGCCACCGTCGATCAGATCTGGGCCTTGGAGGCGGCGGGCTGCGAGCTGGTCCGGGTGGCGGTCCCGGATGAAGAAGCTGCGGCGGCCCTCAAGGAGATCCGGCCCCAAATACGCATCCCCCTCATTGCTGATATCCACTTTAATTACCGGCTGGCCTTGATGGCGCTGGAGGAGGGTGTGGACGGCCTGCGTCTCAATCCCGGCAATATCGGAGCGCGGTGGAAGGTAGAAGAGGTCGTCCGGGCTGCCCGAGACCGCCGAGTCTCGATCCGCATCGGGGTTAACGCCGGCTCCTTGGAGAAAGAACTGATGGAGAAATACGGCGAGCCGACGCCCGAAGCGATGGTAGAAAGCGCACTGAAACACATCCGGATACTCGAGGACCTCGACTATCCCGAGATCAAGGTCTCCCTCAAGGCATCGCACCCGCCCATGATGATTGCCGCCTACCGCTTGCTCGCCGAGAAAGTGGACTATTCCTTTCACCTGGGCGTCACCGAGGCGGGGACCGCCTTTCCGGGGACTGTGAAATCCGCGGTCGGGATGGGTGCACTCCTGTCCCAGGGGATCGGCGATACCATCCGGGTCTCCCTCACCGAGGACTGCGTCGAAGAGATTAAGGTCGGGTTCGAGATCCTGAAGGCCCTGGACCTGAGGAAGCGGGGGCTCAACATCATCGCCTGCCCCTCCTGCGGGCGGGTGGAGATTGATATTATGGGGCTCACCAAGGAGGTGGAGCGCCGTTTGGCTGAACTTGGCCTAAAGAAGTCGATAAATGTGGCGGTGATGGGCTGCGCCGTGAACGGCCCGGGCGAGGCGCGGGGGGCAGATATCGGCATTGCCGGTGGTAACGGAGTCGGTATCCTCATCAAAAAGGGGCAGATCATCCGGAAGGTGAAGGAGGAACAGCTAGCCGACGCCCTCGTCGAGGAACTTCAGAAGATGGCCG